A single window of Bombus pascuorum chromosome 1, iyBomPasc1.1, whole genome shotgun sequence DNA harbors:
- the LOC132909326 gene encoding PBAN-type neuropeptides-like isoform X3 gives MFVSVSLVMHFEKILRKLGQRPRNYIYIRVIIFPFSHVSLFVRVILFQIEGRDSSSSTSNDRAPSNEFGSCSDGKCIKRTSEDITSGMWFGPRLGRRRRADRKPEVDSDIETLANALDGSRWAVITIPGSDRRQATQFTPRLGRESGRKVPWTPTPRLGRQLHNIIDKARQNFDDARF, from the exons ATGTTTGTCTCAGTCTCTCTCGTGATGCATtttgaaaagatattaagGAAGCTAGGTCAAAGACCGAGAAactacatatacatacgtgttattatttttccattttcacaTGTATCGTTATTTGTACGTGTTATACTCTTTCAAATAGAAGGTAGAGATTCCTCAAGTAGTACGAGCAATGACAGAGCACCGAGCAACGAGTTCGGCTCGTGCAGCGACGGCAAATGCATCAAACGTACCTCGGAGGATATCACCAGTGGTATGTGGTTTGGCCCACGACTGGGACGACGACGCAGGGCGGACAGAAAACCGGAGGTCGATTCTGACATTGAAACTCTCGCCAACGCTCTCGATGGGTCACGTTGGGCCGTCATCACGATTCCag gATCAGATAGGCGTCAAGCAACGCAGTTCACACCCCGTTTGGGAAGAGAATCAG GACGTAAAGTACCTTGGACACCAACTCCGAGGCTTGGACGTCAGTTGCACAATATCATTGATAAAGCTAGACAGAACTTCGATGATGCACGCTTTTAA
- the LOC132909141 gene encoding heart- and neural crest derivatives-expressed protein 2-like, translated as MMLGGYEAQPDYYPQWHQPYNYVTQLPYGPLNMPDADSQSTYWGADSGISGGSSGAGSPTASTPPLIEEIGVQEPSYSSLQQYPHPSISQHYPNLPYPSQQDISHHHLHHHHHHQQQSHRRDGDYSTVSSMNQVDGSLQQHLRQGTRDGGVVVRPKRRNTANKKERRRTQSINNAFADLRDCIPNVPADTKLSKIKTLRLAASYIGYLMAVLESDEGEEPQTFRAEILSNGRRNKTAQANQNESYLHQASGLGSEESSKSKGRTGWPQHMWALELKQESPTNQMQ; from the exons ATGATGCTCGGGGGTTACGAGGCGCAACCGGATTATTATCCGCAATGGCATCAACCCTACAATTACGTCACGCAATTACCATATG GACCGCTGAACATGCCTGACGCGGATAGCCAATCGACGTACTGGGGCGCGGATTCCGGGATCTCTGGGGGTAGTTCTGGCGCCGGAAGTCCCACCGCCTCGACGCCTCCCCTGATCGAAGAGATCGGCGTCCAAGAACCAAGCTACTCATCCCTGCAACAATATCCACACCCTTCTATCAGCCAACACTATCCCAATTTGCCTTACCCATCTCAACAAGATATTTCTCATCATCACCTACATCATCACCATCATCATCAACAACAAAGTCACAGAAGAGACGGCGATTATTCGACGGTTTCTTCGATGAATCAAGTTGATGGATCGCTTCAACAACATCTCAGACAAGGAACTAGAGACGGCGGAGTTGTCGTTAGGcctaaaagaagaaatacagcgaataagaaggaaagaagacgCACACAAAGTATTAACAATGCGTTTGCCGATCTTCGTGATTGCATACCCAATGTTCCGGCGGATACGAAACTGTCGAAGATTAAGACATTGAGGTTGGCAGCTTCGTATATTGGATACCTGATGGCGGTATTGGAAAGCGACGAAGGAGAAGAGCCACAGACCTTTCGCGCTGAAATTTTGTCTAATGGCAGAAGGAACAAGACGGCTCAGGCAAATCAG AACGAGTCGTATTTACACCAGGCATCAGGCCTCGGGTCTGAGGAATCATCGAAAAGCAAAGGCCGAACTGGTTGGCCGCAGCATATGTGGGCCCTCGAATTGAAGCAGGAATCGCCTACCAACCAGATGCAATAA
- the LOC132909326 gene encoding PBAN-type neuropeptides-like isoform X1, whose protein sequence is MFVSVSLVMHFEKILRKLGQRPRNYIYIRVIIFPFSHVSLFVRVILFQIEGRDSSSSTSNDRAPSNEFGSCSDGKCIKRTSEDITSGMWFGPRLGRRRRADRKPEVDSDIETLANALDGSRWAVITIPGSDRRQATQFTPRLGRESGEEYFSYGFPKDQEELYAEEQIFPPLFASRLGRKVPWTPTPRLGRQLHNIIDKARQNFDDARF, encoded by the exons ATGTTTGTCTCAGTCTCTCTCGTGATGCATtttgaaaagatattaagGAAGCTAGGTCAAAGACCGAGAAactacatatacatacgtgttattatttttccattttcacaTGTATCGTTATTTGTACGTGTTATACTCTTTCAAATAGAAGGTAGAGATTCCTCAAGTAGTACGAGCAATGACAGAGCACCGAGCAACGAGTTCGGCTCGTGCAGCGACGGCAAATGCATCAAACGTACCTCGGAGGATATCACCAGTGGTATGTGGTTTGGCCCACGACTGGGACGACGACGCAGGGCGGACAGAAAACCGGAGGTCGATTCTGACATTGAAACTCTCGCCAACGCTCTCGATGGGTCACGTTGGGCCGTCATCACGATTCCag gATCAGATAGGCGTCAAGCAACGCAGTTCACACCCCGTTTGGGAAGAGAATCAGGTGAGGAATATTTCTCATATGGGTTTCCAAAGGATCAGGAAGAGTTGTACGCGGAGGAACAAATTTTCCCACCTTTGTTTGCATCACGTTTAGGACGTAAAGTACCTTGGACACCAACTCCGAGGCTTGGACGTCAGTTGCACAATATCATTGATAAAGCTAGACAGAACTTCGATGATGCACGCTTTTAA
- the LOC132909326 gene encoding PBAN-type neuropeptides-like isoform X2, with protein sequence MYSNEAMIGSVAFPSFNRLMTIAVCVMLCVVYLVSSASGEYEGRDSSSSTSNDRAPSNEFGSCSDGKCIKRTSEDITSGMWFGPRLGRRRRADRKPEVDSDIETLANALDGSRWAVITIPGSDRRQATQFTPRLGRESGEEYFSYGFPKDQEELYAEEQIFPPLFASRLGRKVPWTPTPRLGRQLHNIIDKARQNFDDARF encoded by the exons ATGTACTCAAACGAAGCGATGATCGGTTCCGTCGCGTTTCCATCTTTCAACCGCCTTATGACCATCGCAGTTTGCGTAATGCTATGTGTGGTCTATTTGGTGTCCAGCGCTTCCGGAGAATACG AAGGTAGAGATTCCTCAAGTAGTACGAGCAATGACAGAGCACCGAGCAACGAGTTCGGCTCGTGCAGCGACGGCAAATGCATCAAACGTACCTCGGAGGATATCACCAGTGGTATGTGGTTTGGCCCACGACTGGGACGACGACGCAGGGCGGACAGAAAACCGGAGGTCGATTCTGACATTGAAACTCTCGCCAACGCTCTCGATGGGTCACGTTGGGCCGTCATCACGATTCCag gATCAGATAGGCGTCAAGCAACGCAGTTCACACCCCGTTTGGGAAGAGAATCAGGTGAGGAATATTTCTCATATGGGTTTCCAAAGGATCAGGAAGAGTTGTACGCGGAGGAACAAATTTTCCCACCTTTGTTTGCATCACGTTTAGGACGTAAAGTACCTTGGACACCAACTCCGAGGCTTGGACGTCAGTTGCACAATATCATTGATAAAGCTAGACAGAACTTCGATGATGCACGCTTTTAA